In Pelotomaculum isophthalicicum JI, the sequence GCACAGTGATATTTCCACCACCTCGAACATTTACACCCACCTGGATTTTAGCTCCAAGGTCGCTTCGGCCAACGCCATCATCGGCGTATATCCCTCCTGACATCCCTCCAAAGCGGGCGGAATGCCAGGTAAATAGGGAGATGAGAGCACTGCAAATATGCGCTAAAATGTATCAGGTGACGGTATGCCGGGCGGCAAACAGAAAAGTGCCGCAAGAAAAGAAAAAGCCCTCAAATCCGCTTATATCACGGCTTTAAGAGCATTGATTTTCTGGTGCCGATGGCCGGAGTCGAACCGGCATGGAAGTTATCCAACGGTTTTTGAGACCGCCGCGTCTGCCAATTCCGCCACATCGGCAAATTATTTTTTAGCAAGGTTTATTCTAGCAGAAAAAAGATATGCCGTCAATATGCTGAAGGCAGTATAGTGATGTTCTTGTGGCATATATTACCGGATAGGCTGTTTCGAAATACTTAACTTGTTAAAGGATTTAGTAGGTGTAATGTCGAAATGCATATTGATAAATTATCGGGTACGGGGATAGTAACCCCATCGAGCATTTTTTATGAATGTTCTGTTACCTTTTATATAGGTGGCCCTTTCGCAAAGGAGGGGTGAAGATGCAACCGGCTGATAACATTCTCGTTGAGAGAAGTAAAAACGGGGATATGGAAGCCTTTGAGCAACTTGTCCGCCGTTATGAGAATAAAGTTTACACGGTGGCTTACCGTTTTCTAGGCAACCATGCTGACGCGTCCGACCTTGCTCAAGATGCTTTTTTAAGGCTCTACCATGCCTTGCCAAGTTTTCGAGGTGAATCCAGTTTCATGACCTGGCTTTACCGTATCACCGCTAATGCGTGTCGCGATGAAATACGCCGTAGGCAAAGATATCATTTTATGTCTCTGGACAATGAAATTGAAAATAACGGTGACCATATTATGTCACGGGTATCCGGTCTGACTCCCTCGCCTGAGGAAGAATTTGAGCAAAAAGAGTTTAATGATATGATCCAGCAATGTATTAATAGTCTTACGCCGGAGCATCGTTTAATTTTAGTCATGAGAGAAATACAGGGCTTGTCATATGATGAGATGGCTGATGTATTAAAATGCTCCCTAGGCACGGTTAAGTCCCGATTAAGCCGTGCCAGGCAAGCGTTTAAAGAAATTTTTAATGATCGGAGGGAACTTTGGAGCAAGGACTCACGTCTAGCTAAATGAGGGGGGATGAGAGGTGCAGTGCCTGGAAATTGAGGAACTGCTTTCACCTTATCTAGACGAAGTACTTGACCCATCGGAAAGTGAAGTTGTTGCCTCTCACCTGGCTGTATGCGCAAGTTGCCGGGAAAAGTATGATATTCTCAATGAAACTGTCAATTTCATTAAAAACTTGCCGGAGATGGCGTCACCCCCTGAGTTCGGCACCCAGGTAATAAATGAGGTCTTAACATATCCAGCACGTGAAAAGACCGGTTTGGGCAGTGTTTTTAAGACCTTCAAAAAGAGTGGCTGGTTGCGTGCGTGCTCTTTTGCCGCCATGTTCGTGGTTATATTTAGTATAACCACGTTGATTTATGGGATGCCGCCGGGGCAATGGTACCAAAAAATATCTTCGTTGCTGGTTTACGAACAACGGAACGAGCCAAAACCAGACGCTGAAATAAAAAGTAATGAACGTGTAGATATAAACGAAACTGACCCAAAAGAGGATGGCCCGGGGTATGAGGATAAACTTGATAATATTCCTGGCTTACCAGCCAACGATGGCAGTTCGCCAGCCGGAATACCCGTTGTCCCGCAAAAAATGGCTGAAAAAGAAGGGGCTATTATCACAGAAGTTGCTTATGGTTATATTCCGGCTTCCAATAAGGAACCGCATAATTTGTTGCTTGATGCTACTCTTGCCCTGTCAACAGAGAATCCGTCTGTTGTGCCGGAAAAAATCGCCGACCTGGCTGATAAAAATGGGGGTTACTTGGCGCCGGGAAGTTCTGAAGAAGGAACGCTCACTGTAAAGGTGCCTGCAGACCGGTTTGATAATGTGTTAAGCAGCATCAGGGAGATGGGTAACACAGATACGAGACGAATTGCTGGTGAAGATGTCAGTGAAAAAATATCAGGTTATGAGAATAATATAAGGTATTTAGCAAACGAAAAGCAAATGTCTCTAAAAGCGATTGAAAATGCCGGTTCATCTGCCGAAACGCAGGCGGCGCAAGCGCAGCTTGACAAGGTGCAAACAGATATGGAACAGCAGAAGAAGTTGTATAGTAAACTGTTAAACGATACACATGTTGCGACTATAAAAGTAAACCTGCAGTGAATTTTACTGCCGCATTATTTAAAGGGCAGTATTTTTTCTTGTCATTAACGGATATAATAGATAAAATAAATAGATGAGAAACATAGTTGTCCATAAATAAAATTTATACAAGAAGGGAGGTCGTGAAGTGAAGGAAAAAGTTCAGGAAGTAATCAATAAAGTACGGCCTTTTCTCCAAAGAGACGGGGGAGATGTTGAGCTTGTGGGAGTCGATCCCGACGGGTTGGTTAAAGTGCGGTTGAAGGGTGCTTGCGGCGGTTGACCGGGCGCCACAATAACCCTCAAGCAGGGTATTGAGCGGATGCTCAAGCAGGAGATTCCGGAAGTAAAAGAAGTTATATCTGTTTAAAAAGTACCCTCTGCGAAGAGGGTCTTTAATTAACATGAAAGTTTCTTTTCCACGGCAAATGAATTAACGGATATGATGGTTTTGTTATAGAGGGAATCCTTGAACGTAAATTCCATACCTTGCGTTGTTTTCTTTAAATTTATCGTAATCCATGAAGATGACCTCAAAAGTACCTGTTTCACCTGGGGCTAACTCTGTCGGTTCAAGGTTTGTGCTATATGTTCGTGTGAGTTCCTGGTTATCAGTGTTCAGCAGTTTGCCGTATACCGTCAATGTTGTTAACCTGCGATTGCCCGTATTAATCACTTCTCCTGATACGGTTAGTATCGTTATACCTTCTGTTATTTTATTAACCTTAATCGCGTAGTCGTCTGTTAGGTCAATACCCGTTTTTGGGTCTGGAACAGGCAGTGTTACTGAAGCGGTTTCGCTTTCAGGCGCCCATTCAAATGTGCCGCCCATGCTCCTGGCCAGCGTCTCAATTGGAACCATTACCTGACCGTCTACCATAACTCCCGCGCCTTCAAGTTTTTGTCCGTTAATAATTAGGTTTATACCTTTTGTGTCGGCAAATACACCCGCTGTGCAAGCTAAACTTAATATAACACCAATCAACAGCAATTTTATTAAGCGTTCTCCCATCATGATCCCCCGCATTTGGTATTATTCCCTCAAGAGTTGCAAATACAATATTTATAATATAAAAGACGAAAAAATACCTGTTAATGTTCCGTGTGTGCAACAATGAAAAGCGGACTCAATTCTTCGAGCCCGCTTTCAGAAGTCTTTAGTTTATCACTATTTAATGCTTACTGCCTGTTTGCCACCAGGTTGTCTACCACGGTGGAATCGGCCAGTGTCGAGGTGTCGCCGAGTTCGTCAACAGCGCCGGCGGCGATTTTCCTCAGGATCCTTCTCATAATCTTACCGCTTCTGGTCTTAGGCATGCCAGGAGTGAATTGAATCTTGTCAGGCGAGGCAATCGGTCCAATTTCCTTACGCACGTGCGCTACAAGCTCTTTCTTAAGCTCGTCTGTGCCTTCCACGCCTTCTTTCAGCGTCACATAAGCGTAAATGCCTTCACCTTTAATGTCGTGCGGGAAACCAACAACCGCAGCTTCCGCTACTGTCGCGTGCGCTACTAAAGCGCTTTCAACTTCCGCGGTGCCCATCCGGTGTCCGGAAACGTTGATAACATCGTCCACGCGGCCTAATAACCAGTAGTAACCGTCTTCATCTTTGCGCGCGCCGTCGCCGCTGAAATAATGGCCGGGCTGTTGTACGAAGTAAGTTTCTTTAAACCTGTTCGGATCGCCATAAACGCCGCGCATAATGCCGGGCCAAGGCTTCTTCATGCAAAGGTGGCCGCCCTCGTTCACGCCGGCTTCTTTGCCTTCCGCCGTAAGCAGTACGGGAACCACGCCAAAGAACGGATTTACGGCCGAACCGGGCTTCATCGGGTGGGCGCCCGGCATTGGGGCGATTAAGTGCCCGCCGGTCTCAGTCTGCCACCATGTGTCAACAATCGGGCATTTTTCCTTGCCGATGACTGTATAGTACCACATCCAGGCTTCCGGGTTAATCGGCTCGCCGACCGAAGCCAGCAGGCGCAGGGAGCTGAGGTCTCTGCCTTTAGGCCACTGATCGCCGTCCTTCATCATGGCGCGGATGGCGGTGGGAGCTGTATATAAAATGTTTACTCCATATTTCTCTACAATTTGCCAGAACCGGTCCGGCGCGGGATAGTTCGGCACGCCTTCAAATATCAGGGAGGTCGCGCCTAATCCCAGCGGGCCGTATACACAATAGCTGTGCCCGGTTACCCAGCCGATATCAGCTGTGCAGAAATAAACGTCTTCATCGCGAATATCGAAGAAATACTTGACGGTCATCATGGC encodes:
- a CDS encoding RNA polymerase sigma factor; this encodes MQPADNILVERSKNGDMEAFEQLVRRYENKVYTVAYRFLGNHADASDLAQDAFLRLYHALPSFRGESSFMTWLYRITANACRDEIRRRQRYHFMSLDNEIENNGDHIMSRVSGLTPSPEEEFEQKEFNDMIQQCINSLTPEHRLILVMREIQGLSYDEMADVLKCSLGTVKSRLSRARQAFKEIFNDRRELWSKDSRLAK
- a CDS encoding DUF4349 domain-containing protein, with the translated sequence MQCLEIEELLSPYLDEVLDPSESEVVASHLAVCASCREKYDILNETVNFIKNLPEMASPPEFGTQVINEVLTYPAREKTGLGSVFKTFKKSGWLRACSFAAMFVVIFSITTLIYGMPPGQWYQKISSLLVYEQRNEPKPDAEIKSNERVDINETDPKEDGPGYEDKLDNIPGLPANDGSSPAGIPVVPQKMAEKEGAIITEVAYGYIPASNKEPHNLLLDATLALSTENPSVVPEKIADLADKNGGYLAPGSSEEGTLTVKVPADRFDNVLSSIREMGNTDTRRIAGEDVSEKISGYENNIRYLANEKQMSLKAIENAGSSAETQAAQAQLDKVQTDMEQQKKLYSKLLNDTHVATIKVNLQ
- a CDS encoding NifU family protein; its protein translation is MKEKVQEVINKVRPFLQRDGGDVELVGVDPDGLVKVRLKGACGGUPGATITLKQGIERMLKQEIPEVKEVISV
- a CDS encoding FxLYD domain-containing protein yields the protein MMGERLIKLLLIGVILSLACTAGVFADTKGINLIINGQKLEGAGVMVDGQVMVPIETLARSMGGTFEWAPESETASVTLPVPDPKTGIDLTDDYAIKVNKITEGITILTVSGEVINTGNRRLTTLTVYGKLLNTDNQELTRTYSTNLEPTELAPGETGTFEVIFMDYDKFKENNARYGIYVQGFPL
- the acs gene encoding acetate--CoA ligase, which encodes MAEMKSMMVENRVFNPSPEFVAKARVNSLEQYKEMYKRSVENPNEFWAQMAEENLTWFKKWETVEEYSFTDDIYIRYFAGGKLNVSYNCLDRHLDGPRKNKAAIIWQGEPLEDSKTYTYQQLHNEVCKFANVLKSQGVKRGDRVGIYLPMIPELVIAMLACTRIGAIHCIVFGGFSAEAIRDRMLDAKAEILITNNFGYRSGKFLGSKDVADAAMAQCPDIKKCIVVKRVDKECNMVEGRDVYWDDLMATASNKCEPEAMDSEDPLFILYTSGSTGKPKGAMHTTAGYHLYAMMTVKYFFDIRDEDVYFCTADIGWVTGHSYCVYGPLGLGATSLIFEGVPNYPAPDRFWQIVEKYGVNILYTAPTAIRAMMKDGDQWPKGRDLSSLRLLASVGEPINPEAWMWYYTVIGKEKCPIVDTWWQTETGGHLIAPMPGAHPMKPGSAVNPFFGVVPVLLTAEGKEAGVNEGGHLCMKKPWPGIMRGVYGDPNRFKETYFVQQPGHYFSGDGARKDEDGYYWLLGRVDDVINVSGHRMGTAEVESALVAHATVAEAAVVGFPHDIKGEGIYAYVTLKEGVEGTDELKKELVAHVRKEIGPIASPDKIQFTPGMPKTRSGKIMRRILRKIAAGAVDELGDTSTLADSTVVDNLVANRQ